The following coding sequences are from one Prosthecobacter vanneervenii window:
- the pabB gene encoding aminodeoxychorismate synthase component I, with the protein MFSHAIETSPHYRLCEFSSTPAEIAAQLCQREGFIWMDSSLVTPGAISLLTAEPVAVLQGHIDQDWELVRSALRTPRASAGGLYGWVGYDGHFVLGIYPHGLVYRHDTGLWYEFGDFKLQNAPTAAQALLPASSAPPLHFQPQVTSADFIHMVQRAQDYITAGDIYQVNLSYPWRAQWPQEADALALYLKLRAISPAPHAAFMRLAGTTVLSASPELFLRMQGSRIATRPIKGTRPRFTTDPARDTAAVRELTSSVKERAELLMITDLERNDLGQVCEFGSVSVPELWRVESYAQVFHLVSTVTGTLRPHVDHVDAFRACFPGGSITGAPKKRASEIIAELEPHARGLYTGAIGWFGFDGRSQWNIAIRTAVQKDHHITFHVGSGIVADSVPQHEYEETLHKAAGILAAAG; encoded by the coding sequence ATGTTTTCTCATGCCATTGAAACGTCACCGCACTACCGCCTGTGCGAATTTTCCTCCACCCCTGCCGAAATAGCGGCACAACTGTGTCAGCGGGAGGGCTTCATCTGGATGGATTCCTCCCTCGTCACCCCGGGGGCCATTTCCCTGCTCACAGCAGAGCCCGTGGCGGTGCTGCAGGGCCACATCGACCAGGACTGGGAACTCGTGCGCAGCGCCCTGCGCACCCCACGCGCATCGGCTGGCGGCCTATACGGCTGGGTGGGCTACGACGGCCACTTTGTTCTCGGCATCTATCCGCATGGCCTCGTGTATCGGCATGACACCGGCCTCTGGTACGAATTTGGCGACTTTAAGCTCCAAAACGCGCCCACGGCAGCGCAGGCACTCCTGCCCGCATCCTCCGCCCCGCCCCTGCATTTCCAGCCCCAGGTCACCAGCGCAGACTTCATTCACATGGTCCAGCGTGCGCAGGACTACATCACCGCCGGAGACATCTACCAGGTCAATCTCTCCTACCCCTGGCGCGCGCAGTGGCCGCAGGAGGCCGATGCCCTGGCCCTCTATCTCAAACTCCGCGCCATCTCCCCCGCACCACACGCCGCCTTCATGCGGCTCGCTGGCACCACCGTCCTCTCTGCCTCCCCCGAGCTCTTCCTCCGCATGCAGGGCTCCCGCATCGCCACCCGTCCCATCAAAGGCACCCGTCCACGCTTCACCACCGACCCCGCCCGCGACACCGCCGCCGTGCGCGAGCTGACCTCCTCGGTGAAGGAACGCGCCGAGCTGCTCATGATCACTGATCTTGAGCGCAACGACCTCGGCCAGGTCTGCGAATTTGGCAGCGTCTCCGTCCCCGAGCTCTGGCGGGTGGAAAGCTACGCCCAAGTCTTCCACCTCGTCTCCACCGTCACCGGCACTCTGCGCCCGCACGTGGATCATGTCGATGCCTTCCGCGCCTGCTTCCCCGGCGGCAGCATCACCGGCGCACCGAAAAAGCGTGCCAGCGAAATCATCGCCGAGCTCGAACCCCACGCCCGCGGCCTCTACACCGGCGCCATCGGCTGGTTCGGCTTTGATGGTCGCAGCCAGTGGAACATCGCCATCCGCACCGCCGTCCAAAAAGACCACCACATCACCTTCCACGTCGGCTCCGGCATCGTCGCCGACTCCGTGCCGCAGCACGAATACGAAGAAACCCTCCACAAAGCAGCGGGGATTCTGGCAGCGGCAGGGTAG
- a CDS encoding AbrB/MazE/SpoVT family DNA-binding domain-containing protein, with protein sequence MTATLTIDETGQINLPESLRRVFGAQPGLRLRAEVTKDRIEIVKDVPVVTETMRSASGRPTGDGVPVVTAGELKDGVLLLPKLGIKMDAGAAVRADRDEHAVRALRR encoded by the coding sequence ATGACCGCGACATTGACCATCGATGAAACCGGGCAGATCAATCTGCCGGAATCCCTCCGTCGCGTCTTCGGTGCGCAGCCAGGCCTGCGCCTGCGCGCAGAGGTCACCAAAGATCGCATCGAAATTGTGAAGGATGTTCCAGTGGTCACCGAAACCATGCGTTCAGCCAGTGGGCGGCCCACCGGCGACGGTGTTCCTGTGGTGACGGCGGGGGAGCTTAAAGATGGTGTTCTCCTGTTGCCCAAGCTTGGCATCAAAATGGATGCTGGTGCCGCTGTTCGTGCTGATCGTGATGAACATGCAGTCCGTGCGTTGCGCCGATGA
- a CDS encoding type II toxin-antitoxin system VapC family toxin translates to MSILLDSSVLIAALAPDEDRHEECLALLMKGDCVICAHALLETFSTLTGGKLGMKVDADVVAQLLSLTVIPRVHLVELSAEDILKALRVARKHGVRGGAVYDYVHLVAARKAEVTELYTVNLTDFQALRRQGDPEIRRP, encoded by the coding sequence ATGAGTATCTTGCTGGATAGTTCGGTTCTGATCGCCGCACTTGCACCCGACGAAGACAGGCATGAAGAGTGTCTTGCGCTGCTGATGAAAGGTGACTGTGTGATTTGTGCACATGCCCTGTTGGAGACATTTTCCACGCTCACCGGAGGCAAGCTTGGCATGAAGGTCGATGCGGACGTTGTAGCACAACTTCTCAGCCTGACAGTCATACCGCGTGTTCATCTTGTCGAATTGAGTGCGGAAGATATCCTGAAAGCGCTAAGGGTGGCGAGAAAACACGGCGTGCGTGGCGGAGCTGTTTATGATTATGTTCATCTTGTGGCGGCAAGGAAAGCCGAGGTCACGGAACTTTACACCGTAAACCTCACCGACTTCCAAGCTCTCCGCCGACAAGGCGATCCCGAGATCCGACGTCCCTGA
- a CDS encoding chorismate-binding protein yields MPKKCRTYVPELWRVESFAQVFHLVSTVTGTLRPHIDHVDAFRACFPGGSITGAPKKRASEIIAELEPHARGLYTGAIGWFGFDGRSQWNIAIRTAVQKDNHITFHVGSGIVADSVPQHEYEETLHKAAGILAAAG; encoded by the coding sequence TTGCCGAAAAAATGTCGGACATACGTCCCCGAACTCTGGCGTGTCGAAAGCTTCGCCCAGGTCTTCCACCTCGTCTCCACCGTCACCGGCACCCTCCGCCCCCACATCGACCACGTCGATGCCTTCCGCGCCTGCTTCCCCGGCGGCAGCATCACCGGCGCTCCCAAAAAGCGTGCCAGCGAAATCATCGCCGAGCTCGAACCCCACGCCCGCGGCCTTTACACCGGCGCCATCGGCTGGTTCGGCTTCGACGGCCGCAGCCAGTGGAACATCGCCATCCGCACCGCCGTCCAAAAAGACAACCATATCACCTTCCACGTCGGCTCCGGCATCGTCGCAGACTCTGTTCCGCAGCATGAGTACGAGGAGACACTGCACAAGGCGGCGGGAATACTCGCTGCGGCAGGCTAG